The DNA sequence CTGGAACACGCTCGCCGAACAGACGTCCCGGCCCGCCGGGGAGGCGGAGGACGAATAGGCGGCACCGGCCGCCGCGGCCTTTTGGCAGAAAGGACCGCGGCGGGCCACAACAGTGGACAAAGTGCCCCATCGGCTAAACTTGGGTGGTAAGAGCCCCGGAACTCTTGCTTCGCTGCGCCGTGCTGCGGCTGTGCGAAGGCCGGTATGTTCGGGGCATTCTCATGAACGGCGCTGCATGGGCCCGCCACCTGGTGGCCGGCCCGGGCAGTCCGAACGAATGGGGGAGGATCCCATGCCAGCAATTGTGATCGTAGGAGCCCAGTGGGGCGACGAAGGAAAAGGCAAGGCCACCGACCTGCTGGGCGGCCGTGTTGACTACGTCGTCAAGCCCAACGGCGGCAACAACGCCGGGCACACCGTCGTCGTAGGCGGTGAAAAGTACGAACTCAAGCTGCTGCCGGCAGGCATTCTCAGCCCCAACGCCGTTCCCATCATCGGCAACGGCTGCGTGGTGAACCTGGAGGCCCTCTTCCAGGAAATCGACGGACTCCAGGCGCGCGGCGCCGACACCTCAAAACTGCGGGTCTCCGCCAACGCCCACCTGGTGGCCCCGTACCACCAGGTGCTGGACAAGGTGACCGAACGCTTCCTCGGCAGCCGCGCCATCGGCACCACCGGCCGCGGCATCGGCCCCGCCTACATGGACAAGGTGGCCCGGCTGGGCATCCGCGTCCAGGACGTCTTCGACGAATCGATCCTGCGCCAGAAGGTGGAAGGCTCGCTGCGCCAGAAGAACGAACTCCTGGTCAAGGTCTACAACCGCCGCAGCGTTGTGGTGGACGAGATCGTGGAGTACTTCCTGTCCTTCGCCGAGCGGCTCCGCCCGCTGGTCATCGACAGCACCCTGGTCCTGAACTCGGCGCTGGACGAGGGCAAGGTAGTCCTGATGGAGGGCGGCCAGGCAACGTTCCTGGACGTGGACCACGGCACCTACCCGTTCGTGACCTCCTCCAACCCCACCGCCGGCGGCGCCTCGGTGGGTTCCGGCATCGGCCCCACCCGGATTTCGCGTTCCATCGGCATCATCAAGGCCTACACCACCCGCGTTGGTGCCGGCCCGTTCCCCACCGAACTTTTCGATGAGATGGGCATGTACCTGCAGAAGACCGGCGGCGAATTCGGCGTCAACACCGGCCGCCCGCGCCGCTGCGGCTGGTACGACGCCGTCCTGGCGCGGCACGCTTCCCGCGTGAACGGTTTCACGGACTACTTCGTCACCAAGCTGGACGTCCTGACCGGCATCGAGCAGATCCCGGTGTGCGTGGCCTACGAGGTCGACGGTGTCCGGCATGACGAGATGCCCATGACGCAGACCGAGTTCCACCACGCCAAACCGATCTTCGAGTACTTCGATGGCTGGACCGAGGACATCACGGGAGCCCGGACGCTGGCGGACCTGCCAGAGAATGCCCGCAACTATGTGCTGGCCCTGGAGAAGCTCTCCGGAACCCGGTTCTCGGCCATCGGCGTTGGCCCGGACCGCGACCAGACCATCGTGGTGAACGACCTCATCAACGACTGACGCGCCCTCCCGGAGCAGGCATGACGACGGCGGCAGGCCACCTTTCGCAGGTGGCCTGCCGCTTCTCTTTTGGTGGCGGACAGCGAATTTACACAGGCTTAACGCGCACGGTCTTGTGAGGTTTCCGGTGCCGCGGCCAGACTCGTCTGTACAACCTGGTGCCCAAGGAAGGATCGTCATGGCCGGAAGATTTGAAGCATTCGTCGACGCTGATTCGTTTTTCCGGTTCCGTCTCCTGGCTCCGGACGGGGCCGTTATCGCCGTCTCCGGCCCCTTCGAGGACAAGGCCGCTGTGGCGGCAGGGATCGCCGCGGTGCGTGAATGTGCCGGCACGGGCCTGGTCACCGACCTGTGTCCCGCCGGAACCGTAGCCCGTCCCGCGGCTGAACCCGCTGCGGCTGCTGCCGCTGTTCCGGCCGGGCTGCCCGCCGCCGTCGTGCCCGTGTGCGGAGAGGAACGCGCGCCCGCCACGCGGCACGCTTTTGCGCTGGCCAATGCGCCGCGCCGGCATGCCACGGCACGCCGGTGGACCAGGGCAGCAGCCCGCTGACAGGCGGGGAAGGAAATTCTCAGAAGTTTTTTTGAAAGCGCGTAACCCTTTGGGGTGCCCCGGCGATTACCCCTATGAAGTGCCGGTCTGGAACCTGTCCCCCATCACGTTCCAGGCCGGCTCTTTTGTCTTTCCGCAAGGGTGGCTGCACCCGCCTGGCCCGGCACCGGCCCTGTTGCCGGCGCCGTGGCGGTTCCGGCGGGGGTGGTTACCTGAGGGTAAAGTAAGGGCAGCGTTCCGGATGTACTGAGCGCCCGCCTTGCCAACACCCTTCTTTGACGGAAAGCACTACGTCAGTGACCGATGCACAGACAGACGAGGCTCCGGACCAGCCGCTTTCCGGGACTGCCGCCTTCAGCCTTGTCTACAAGACCTACGCATCACAGGTGCTGGGCTACCTCACAGCCCGGGGAGTCGAGGATCCGGAGGCCGCCATGCAGGAAGTGTTCCTTTCCGTGCTGCCCCGCCTCCACACCGTGCACGGCGGCGAATCCGGCCTGCGGACTTTTATCTTCTCCGTTGCCCACGCCCGCATGGTGGATGACCACCGGCGGCAAAGCCGGAGCCCGGTCAAGCTGCCCTTCGAG is a window from the Arthrobacter sp. NicSoilC5 genome containing:
- a CDS encoding adenylosuccinate synthase, whose amino-acid sequence is MPAIVIVGAQWGDEGKGKATDLLGGRVDYVVKPNGGNNAGHTVVVGGEKYELKLLPAGILSPNAVPIIGNGCVVNLEALFQEIDGLQARGADTSKLRVSANAHLVAPYHQVLDKVTERFLGSRAIGTTGRGIGPAYMDKVARLGIRVQDVFDESILRQKVEGSLRQKNELLVKVYNRRSVVVDEIVEYFLSFAERLRPLVIDSTLVLNSALDEGKVVLMEGGQATFLDVDHGTYPFVTSSNPTAGGASVGSGIGPTRISRSIGIIKAYTTRVGAGPFPTELFDEMGMYLQKTGGEFGVNTGRPRRCGWYDAVLARHASRVNGFTDYFVTKLDVLTGIEQIPVCVAYEVDGVRHDEMPMTQTEFHHAKPIFEYFDGWTEDITGARTLADLPENARNYVLALEKLSGTRFSAIGVGPDRDQTIVVNDLIND
- a CDS encoding DUF1508 domain-containing protein; protein product: MAGRFEAFVDADSFFRFRLLAPDGAVIAVSGPFEDKAAVAAGIAAVRECAGTGLVTDLCPAGTVARPAAEPAAAAAAVPAGLPAAVVPVCGEERAPATRHAFALANAPRRHATARRWTRAAAR
- a CDS encoding sigma-70 family RNA polymerase sigma factor, with the translated sequence MTDAQTDEAPDQPLSGTAAFSLVYKTYASQVLGYLTARGVEDPEAAMQEVFLSVLPRLHTVHGGESGLRTFIFSVAHARMVDDHRRQSRSPVKLPFEPELDQRVDTSAEKEALQRISPQEVLTLLDGLPQDQRDVLSLRLVGGLTVEQTAETMEKSAGSVKQLQRRALLKLRELAAVKEYLAP